Proteins encoded in a region of the Methylobacterium radiotolerans JCM 2831 genome:
- a CDS encoding TonB-dependent siderophore receptor, which translates to MSLRSAQSGLLLATTALTTVAFVQAAAAQDAAVQLNEISVEATRPAIAAPAGSGIGGGNVSGGDGGSAATSGGGGGPSGVTGYVARVSPTATKTNTPLIETPQSVSVVTREQLNDRNVQDLAQAIAYTPGVSSSVFGFDPRYDAFYIRGFSATYNGIFRDGLRLNAVGLTIPRSEPYGLEAVTILRGPASGLYGLGSPGGIVDSTSKRPVFVPFGEVQFQAGNYDRFQGNFDIGGPVAGTDGTLAYRVTGVKRQSNTYLPGGDDDRTFIAPSFTWRPDSDTSFTFLSEYFESRLPGTSFFYNDPGFRVTNFYSGDPAFNQYKQQQYRIGYAFEHKFSPDLIFRQNFRYYDVRADYDYTSITGLNPARTLGSRTAGAYLDTLSQISLDNQLEGHFTTGPIQHTLIGGVDYAHYDYTRAFGFGAAPDLNLLTLNYGQQVIARPRYTNFQSQAQDQIGAYLQEQAKLGRFVLTLTGRHDWVFQNTSDQTAGTVANQTDRAFSGRIGLNYLLTDFLVPYASYATTFTPQVGIDVNGNPFKAATGDQIEAGVKVAIPNTNITTSFSGFDIVQSSLLRQDPNNIANQVATGSVESKGFEAELTANFAPGTNLTLSYTHLDLRYLRQTSLVTGRPIDGNALSGIPGDSFTAFGTYLFAPSSPLAGLQLGGGIRYAGTSFADDENTVRNPTVTLFDALVAYDFAALDPKYRGFRAQINASNIFDRSYTTCQAGFCYRGAPATVIGSLIYRW; encoded by the coding sequence ATGTCGCTTCGTTCCGCTCAGTCCGGCCTCCTCCTCGCCACCACCGCTCTGACCACCGTCGCCTTCGTTCAGGCCGCCGCCGCGCAGGACGCCGCCGTCCAGCTCAACGAGATCTCCGTGGAGGCCACCCGGCCGGCCATCGCGGCCCCCGCGGGATCCGGCATCGGCGGCGGCAACGTCAGCGGCGGCGACGGCGGCAGCGCGGCCACCAGCGGCGGCGGCGGCGGACCCTCCGGCGTCACCGGCTACGTGGCGCGCGTGAGCCCCACGGCGACGAAGACCAACACGCCCCTGATCGAGACCCCGCAATCGGTCTCGGTGGTCACCCGCGAGCAGCTCAACGACCGCAACGTGCAGGATCTGGCCCAGGCGATTGCCTACACGCCGGGCGTGTCGAGCAGCGTGTTCGGCTTCGACCCGCGCTACGATGCCTTCTACATCCGCGGCTTCAGCGCGACCTACAACGGCATCTTCCGCGACGGCCTGCGCCTCAACGCCGTCGGCCTGACGATCCCGCGCAGCGAGCCCTACGGGCTGGAGGCGGTCACCATCCTGAGAGGGCCGGCCTCGGGACTCTACGGTCTCGGCTCGCCCGGCGGCATCGTCGACTCGACCTCGAAGCGCCCGGTCTTCGTGCCCTTCGGCGAGGTGCAGTTTCAGGCCGGCAACTACGACCGCTTCCAGGGCAATTTCGACATCGGCGGCCCGGTGGCGGGCACCGACGGGACGTTGGCCTACCGCGTGACCGGGGTGAAGCGCCAGTCCAACACCTACCTGCCCGGCGGAGACGACGACCGCACCTTCATCGCCCCGTCCTTCACGTGGCGACCGGATTCCGACACCAGCTTCACGTTCCTCAGCGAGTATTTCGAGTCGCGCCTGCCGGGAACGTCGTTCTTCTACAACGATCCGGGCTTCCGGGTGACCAATTTCTACTCCGGTGACCCGGCGTTCAATCAGTACAAGCAGCAGCAATATCGCATCGGCTACGCTTTCGAGCACAAATTCTCGCCGGATCTGATCTTTCGTCAGAACTTTCGCTACTATGATGTCCGCGCGGATTACGATTACACGTCGATCACGGGACTCAATCCTGCCCGAACCCTGGGCTCGCGGACGGCCGGCGCCTATCTGGACACGCTGAGCCAGATCTCCCTCGACAACCAACTCGAAGGCCACTTCACCACCGGTCCGATCCAGCACACCCTGATCGGCGGGGTCGATTACGCCCATTACGACTACACGCGCGCCTTCGGCTTCGGTGCCGCGCCGGATCTCAACCTCCTGACCTTGAACTACGGGCAGCAGGTCATCGCCCGGCCGCGTTACACGAACTTCCAGAGCCAGGCGCAGGATCAGATCGGTGCCTACTTGCAGGAACAGGCCAAGCTCGGGCGCTTCGTCCTGACCCTCACCGGCCGGCACGACTGGGTCTTCCAGAACACGAGCGACCAGACGGCCGGCACGGTCGCCAACCAGACCGATCGGGCCTTCTCGGGCCGTATCGGGCTGAATTACCTGCTCACCGATTTCCTGGTGCCCTACGCCAGCTACGCCACGACCTTCACGCCGCAGGTCGGCATCGACGTGAACGGGAACCCGTTCAAGGCCGCGACCGGCGACCAGATCGAGGCCGGCGTGAAGGTGGCCATCCCGAACACCAACATCACGACGTCGTTCTCAGGATTCGACATCGTGCAATCGTCGCTCCTGCGGCAGGATCCCAATAACATCGCCAATCAGGTCGCGACCGGGTCGGTGGAGTCCAAGGGATTCGAGGCCGAACTGACGGCCAATTTCGCGCCGGGAACCAACCTGACGCTGTCCTACACCCATCTCGATCTTCGCTACCTGCGCCAGACCTCCCTGGTCACGGGTCGGCCGATCGACGGCAACGCCCTCTCGGGCATCCCGGGCGACAGCTTCACCGCCTTCGGAACCTATCTGTTCGCGCCCTCCTCGCCGCTGGCCGGCCTGCAACTGGGCGGCGGTATCCGCTACGCCGGGACGAGTTTCGCCGACGAC
- a CDS encoding YggS family pyridoxal phosphate-dependent enzyme, translated as MGQRTDKLPVGQADVAAGLAEVRAAIARAAEDSERDPAEIQLVAVSKTVPAEGILPALKAGHRVFGENYVQESVAKWPGLRARFPDVELHLVGPLQSNKAREAVALFDVIHSLDRLSLAAALAKEIERSGRTPKLLIQVNTGAEPQKGGVLPDQLATLLSECRETHGLAIQGLMCIPPAEDPPSAHFALLARLAKAHNLPILSMGMSADFPAAIQLGATHVRVGTAIFGARTRKA; from the coding sequence ATGGGCCAGCGGACCGACAAGCTCCCCGTCGGCCAGGCCGACGTCGCCGCCGGTCTCGCCGAGGTGCGGGCGGCGATCGCCCGCGCCGCCGAGGATTCGGAGCGCGATCCCGCCGAGATCCAGCTCGTCGCGGTCTCCAAGACCGTGCCGGCCGAGGGGATCCTGCCCGCGCTCAAGGCCGGCCATCGGGTCTTCGGCGAGAACTACGTCCAGGAATCCGTGGCGAAGTGGCCGGGTCTCCGAGCCCGGTTCCCGGACGTGGAGCTGCACCTCGTCGGGCCGCTGCAATCCAACAAGGCCCGGGAGGCGGTGGCCCTGTTCGACGTGATCCACTCCCTCGACCGGCTGTCGCTCGCGGCGGCGCTGGCCAAGGAGATCGAGCGGTCCGGCCGGACCCCGAAGCTGCTGATCCAGGTCAACACCGGCGCGGAGCCGCAGAAGGGCGGCGTGCTCCCGGACCAGCTCGCCACCCTCCTGTCGGAGTGCCGGGAGACCCACGGGCTGGCGATCCAGGGCCTGATGTGCATCCCCCCGGCCGAGGACCCGCCCTCGGCCCACTTCGCCCTGCTGGCCCGGCTGGCGAAGGCGCACAACCTGCCGATCCTCTCCATGGGCATGAGCGCCGACTTCCCGGCGGCGATCCAGCTCGGCGCCACCCATGTCCGGGTCGGGACCGCGATCTTCGGGGCCCGGACCCGGAAGGCCTGA
- a CDS encoding alpha/beta fold hydrolase, with protein METSELTLTVAGRTVPTPCDRIGAGPDALLLPALSTISARAEMRGLAGLLGTEYRCHVPDWPGFGARPRARVPLAPATFHAFLDALLAAAPGPYALGVAAGHAAGYLVAAARRHPRAFERLVLVAPTWRGPLPTAMPGRAHWFPRIRRAVEAPVLGEALYRINISPPIIGRMMRAHVYADAARVTPAVIRDKHAITRQRNGRFGTAAFVTGGLDPVGSRDAFLTLFGDGLPPTLVLRPAGAPRRSGAEMDALIADGRVTGAAIPGALSPHEEHPDAVAAAIREG; from the coding sequence ATGGAGACGTCGGAGCTGACCCTCACGGTGGCGGGCCGGACGGTGCCGACCCCCTGCGACAGGATCGGGGCGGGGCCGGACGCGCTCCTGCTCCCGGCGCTGTCGACCATCTCGGCGCGGGCCGAGATGCGCGGCCTCGCCGGCCTGCTGGGGACGGAGTACCGCTGCCACGTCCCCGACTGGCCGGGCTTCGGCGCCCGGCCGCGGGCGCGGGTCCCCCTCGCCCCGGCGACCTTCCACGCCTTCCTGGACGCCCTGCTGGCCGCCGCGCCCGGCCCCTACGCCCTCGGCGTCGCGGCCGGCCACGCCGCCGGCTACCTGGTCGCGGCGGCGCGGCGCCATCCGCGGGCCTTCGAGCGGCTGGTCCTGGTGGCGCCGACCTGGCGGGGGCCGCTGCCCACCGCGATGCCGGGCCGGGCGCACTGGTTCCCGCGCATCCGCCGGGCCGTGGAGGCCCCGGTCCTCGGCGAGGCGCTCTACCGGATCAACATCAGCCCGCCGATCATCGGCCGGATGATGCGCGCCCACGTCTACGCCGACGCGGCCCGGGTCACCCCGGCGGTGATCCGCGACAAGCACGCCATCACCCGCCAGCGCAACGGCCGCTTCGGCACCGCCGCCTTCGTCACCGGGGGCCTCGACCCGGTCGGCAGCCGCGACGCCTTCCTGACCCTGTTCGGCGACGGCCTGCCGCCGACCCTGGTGCTGCGGCCCGCGGGCGCCCCCCGGCGCTCGGGCGCCGAGATGGACGCCCTCATCGCCGACGGTCGCGTGACCGGCGCCGCGATCCCCGGCGCCCTGAGCCCGCACGAGGAGCATCCGGATGCCGTGGCCGCCGCGATCCGGGAAGGCTGA
- the dapD gene encoding 2,3,4,5-tetrahydropyridine-2,6-dicarboxylate N-succinyltransferase — protein MSQAGKPHSDLAHSDLAQTIEAAWEDRANVSTATKGAVREAVEAALELLDSGKARVAEKSGNRDWVVNQWLKKAVLLSFRLNDMATIEGGPGGAPWWDKVASKFAGWGEAEFRAAGLRAVPGCFVRRGSYIAPGAVLMPSFVNLGAHVGEGTMVDTWVTIGSCAQVGKNCHISGGAGIAGVLEPLQANPVIIEDDCFIGARAEVAEGVIVGQGSVLSMGVYIGASTKIVDRTTGEVMYGRVPPYSVVVSGTMPGKALPDGTPGPGLYCAVIVKRVDAGTRSKTAINELLRT, from the coding sequence ATGTCCCAGGCCGGCAAGCCCCATTCCGATCTCGCCCATTCCGATCTCGCCCAGACCATCGAAGCCGCCTGGGAAGACCGCGCCAACGTGTCGACTGCCACCAAGGGCGCGGTGCGCGAGGCGGTCGAGGCGGCCCTGGAGCTGCTCGATTCGGGCAAGGCCCGCGTCGCCGAGAAGTCCGGCAACCGCGACTGGGTGGTGAACCAGTGGCTGAAGAAGGCGGTGCTGCTCTCCTTCCGCCTCAACGACATGGCGACGATCGAGGGCGGCCCCGGCGGCGCGCCCTGGTGGGACAAGGTCGCGTCGAAATTCGCCGGCTGGGGCGAGGCCGAGTTCCGCGCCGCGGGCCTGCGCGCCGTCCCAGGCTGCTTCGTCCGCCGGGGCTCCTACATCGCCCCCGGCGCCGTGCTGATGCCGAGCTTCGTCAATCTCGGCGCGCATGTCGGCGAGGGCACGATGGTCGACACCTGGGTGACGATCGGCTCCTGCGCGCAGGTGGGGAAGAACTGCCACATCTCGGGCGGTGCCGGCATCGCGGGCGTTCTGGAGCCGCTGCAGGCGAACCCGGTGATCATCGAGGACGACTGCTTCATCGGCGCCCGCGCCGAGGTGGCGGAGGGCGTCATCGTCGGCCAGGGTAGCGTCCTGTCCATGGGCGTCTATATCGGCGCCTCCACCAAGATCGTCGACCGGACCACCGGCGAGGTCATGTACGGCCGGGTGCCGCCCTACTCGGTGGTCGTCTCGGGCACGATGCCCGGCAAGGCGCTGCCGGACGGCACGCCGGGCCCGGGCCTCTACTGCGCGGTGATCGTCAAGCGCGTCGATGCCGGCACGCGGTCCAAGACCGCCATCAACGAGCTGCTGCGCACCTGA
- the leuS gene encoding leucine--tRNA ligase: MTASTAPQPVERYNAKDAEPRWQEAWAEKRLFETDNSDPRPKYYVLEMFPYPSGRIHMGHVRNYAMGDVVARYKRARGFNVLHPMGWDAFGLPAENAAMERKVNPRDWTYANIASMRDQLKAMGLSLDWSREIATCDPDYYKHQQRMFLDFLEKGLVTRRTAKVNWDPVDHTVLANEQVIDGRGWRSGALVEQRELTQWFFKITDFAEDLLTALDGLDRWPEKVRLMQKNWIGRSEGLEVQFGLARPVAGAPDTVTVYTTRPDTLFGAKFLAIAADHPLAAALAEGRPELQTFIEECRRTGTAQAAIDTAEKHGFDTGLTVRHPLDPSWELPVYVANFVLMEYGTGAVFGCPAHDQRDLDFANKYGLGNTPVVCPEGQDPATFVITDTAYVEDGRMINSRFLDGLSTGEAFEAVARRLEGAGVAKRKVQFRLRDWGVSRQRYWGCPIPIIHCDSCGPVPVPVADLPVKLPEAVSFDQPGNPLERDAAWRNVACPHCGAPARRETDTMDTFVDSSWYYARFTAPWLADAPTDRAVVDRWLAVDQYIGGIEHAILHLLYARFFMRAMRETGWAGVAEPFAGLFTQGMVVHETYKDAAGAWVPPAEIRFATEEGERRAFHVKTQAPIAIGPIEKMSKSKKNVVDPDDIIASYGADTARWFMLSDSPPERDVIWTEEGVQGAARFVQKVWRLVNAAGQAKGDGAADLALRKAAHRALASVQDDIERLRFNRCVAHIYTLANALEDGLRGPVSPAAAKEAAGILVQLIAPMMPHLAEECWSVLGRGGLVAQAPWPETEAALLVEDEMTLPVQINGKKRADVTVPRDADAKAVEAATLALEAVQKVLEGKAPRKVIVVPGRIVNLVV; encoded by the coding sequence ATGACCGCCAGCACCGCCCCCCAGCCCGTCGAGCGCTACAACGCCAAGGATGCCGAGCCGCGCTGGCAGGAGGCCTGGGCCGAGAAGCGGCTGTTCGAGACCGACAATTCCGATCCCCGCCCGAAATACTACGTGCTCGAGATGTTCCCCTACCCGTCGGGGCGCATCCACATGGGCCACGTCCGCAACTACGCGATGGGCGACGTGGTCGCCCGCTACAAGCGCGCCCGCGGCTTCAACGTCCTGCACCCGATGGGCTGGGACGCCTTCGGCCTGCCGGCCGAGAACGCCGCCATGGAGCGCAAGGTCAACCCGCGGGACTGGACCTACGCCAACATCGCGTCGATGCGCGACCAGCTGAAGGCCATGGGCCTGTCGCTCGACTGGAGCCGGGAGATCGCGACCTGCGATCCCGACTACTACAAGCACCAGCAGCGCATGTTCCTGGACTTCCTGGAGAAGGGCCTCGTCACCCGCCGCACCGCCAAGGTGAACTGGGACCCGGTCGACCACACGGTCCTGGCCAACGAGCAGGTGATCGACGGGCGCGGCTGGCGCTCCGGCGCCCTGGTGGAGCAGCGCGAGCTGACCCAGTGGTTCTTCAAGATCACCGACTTCGCCGAGGACCTGCTGACGGCTCTCGACGGGCTGGACCGCTGGCCGGAGAAGGTCCGGCTGATGCAGAAGAACTGGATCGGCCGCTCAGAAGGCCTGGAGGTCCAGTTCGGCCTCGCCCGGCCGGTCGCCGGCGCGCCCGACACGGTGACCGTCTACACGACTCGGCCCGACACCCTGTTCGGCGCCAAGTTCCTGGCGATCGCGGCCGACCATCCCCTGGCGGCCGCTCTGGCCGAGGGCAGGCCGGAGCTGCAGACCTTCATCGAGGAGTGCCGCCGCACCGGCACCGCCCAGGCCGCGATCGACACCGCCGAGAAGCACGGTTTCGACACCGGCCTCACCGTGCGCCATCCCCTGGACCCGTCCTGGGAGCTGCCGGTCTACGTGGCGAACTTCGTGCTGATGGAGTACGGCACCGGCGCGGTGTTCGGCTGCCCGGCGCACGACCAGCGCGACCTCGACTTCGCCAACAAGTACGGGCTCGGCAACACGCCGGTGGTCTGCCCCGAGGGCCAGGACCCGGCGACGTTCGTCATCACCGACACCGCCTATGTCGAGGACGGGCGGATGATCAATTCCCGCTTCCTCGATGGGCTGAGCACCGGCGAGGCGTTCGAGGCCGTGGCCCGGCGGCTGGAAGGGGCGGGGGTCGCCAAGCGCAAGGTCCAGTTCCGCCTGCGCGACTGGGGCGTGTCCCGGCAGCGCTACTGGGGCTGCCCGATCCCGATCATCCACTGCGACAGCTGCGGCCCAGTGCCGGTGCCGGTCGCCGACCTGCCGGTGAAGCTGCCCGAGGCGGTCTCCTTCGACCAGCCCGGCAACCCGCTGGAGCGGGACGCCGCGTGGCGGAACGTGGCCTGCCCGCATTGCGGCGCGCCGGCCCGGCGCGAGACCGACACGATGGACACGTTCGTCGATTCGTCCTGGTACTACGCCCGCTTCACCGCGCCCTGGCTGGCGGACGCCCCCACCGACCGGGCCGTGGTCGATCGCTGGCTGGCCGTGGACCAGTATATCGGCGGCATCGAGCACGCGATCCTGCACCTGCTCTACGCCCGGTTCTTCATGCGTGCGATGCGCGAGACCGGCTGGGCCGGCGTCGCCGAGCCCTTCGCCGGCCTGTTCACGCAGGGCATGGTGGTCCACGAGACCTACAAGGACGCGGCCGGCGCCTGGGTGCCCCCGGCCGAGATCCGCTTCGCCACCGAGGAGGGCGAGCGCCGCGCGTTTCACGTGAAAACTCAGGCGCCGATCGCGATCGGCCCGATCGAGAAGATGTCGAAGTCGAAGAAGAACGTGGTCGACCCCGACGACATCATCGCGAGCTACGGGGCCGACACGGCGCGCTGGTTCATGCTGTCCGACTCGCCGCCGGAGCGCGACGTGATCTGGACCGAGGAGGGCGTGCAGGGCGCGGCCCGGTTCGTCCAGAAGGTCTGGCGCTTGGTGAACGCCGCCGGGCAGGCGAAAGGCGACGGCGCCGCGGATCTCGCCCTGCGCAAGGCAGCCCATCGGGCCTTGGCCTCCGTGCAGGACGATATCGAGCGCCTGCGCTTCAACCGCTGCGTCGCCCACATCTACACCCTGGCCAACGCCCTGGAGGACGGCCTGCGCGGCCCGGTCTCGCCGGCCGCCGCCAAGGAGGCCGCCGGGATCCTGGTCCAGCTCATCGCCCCGATGATGCCGCACCTCGCCGAGGAGTGCTGGTCCGTCCTCGGCCGCGGCGGCCTCGTCGCCCAGGCGCCGTGGCCCGAGACCGAGGCCGCGCTGCTGGTCGAGGACGAGATGACCCTGCCGGTCCAGATCAACGGCAAGAAGCGCGCGGACGTCACCGTGCCGCGCGACGCCGACGCCAAGGCCGTCGAGGCCGCGACCCTGGCGCTGGAGGCCGTCCAGAAGGTGCTGGAGGGCAAGGCACCGCGGAAGGTGATCGTCGTGCCGGGGCGGATCGTGAACCTGGTGGTGTGA
- a CDS encoding L,D-transpeptidase family protein codes for MRRPSGGPIRLTLGEIRVRALVGDRRRGQLLVGRAVFPCALGAGGIVCDKREGDGGSPRGRFRLRGGAYRPDHLAIRPRTLLPLRATRPADGWCDESRDRRYNRPIRLPAPGVSAESMWRDDGLYDVVIDLDYNRAPIRKGRGSAIFLHIARDGYRPTEGCVALARADLLRLLRRLGPRTHLRIG; via the coding sequence ATGCGGCGGCCGAGCGGGGGACCCATCCGCCTGACCTTGGGAGAGATCCGCGTGCGCGCCCTCGTCGGGGACCGGCGGCGCGGGCAGCTGCTCGTCGGTCGGGCGGTGTTTCCCTGCGCCCTCGGGGCGGGCGGCATCGTTTGCGACAAGCGCGAGGGCGACGGCGGCTCGCCGCGCGGGCGGTTCCGCCTGCGCGGCGGCGCCTACCGGCCCGATCATCTCGCGATCCGGCCGCGCACGCTGCTGCCCCTGCGGGCGACCCGCCCCGCCGACGGTTGGTGCGACGAGAGCCGGGACCGCCGCTACAATCGGCCGATCCGCTTGCCGGCCCCGGGGGTCAGCGCCGAATCGATGTGGCGGGACGACGGGCTCTACGACGTGGTGATCGACCTCGACTACAACCGCGCCCCGATCCGGAAGGGGCGGGGCTCGGCGATCTTCCTGCACATCGCCCGGGACGGCTACCGCCCCACCGAGGGCTGCGTCGCCCTGGCCCGGGCCGACCTGCTGCGCCTGCTCCGCCGCCTCGGGCCGCGGACGCACCTGCGGATCGGCTGA
- a CDS encoding cyclic nucleotide-binding domain-containing protein — protein MGLDDDIAILAAAPLFGFLDRDALRLLTFAAERRDLADGDLLFARGDPADGGFVVMAGTIRLEPRLAGAEPVRAGRSALIGQLALFVRGTRPTEARAEGSAAVMRITPMLMRRVLEEFPAAAQAVHDTLADDLADLVTDLDQVRELLEIIDGISSGDSSGGRL, from the coding sequence TTGGGGCTCGACGACGATATCGCGATCCTCGCGGCCGCGCCGCTGTTCGGCTTCCTCGATCGGGACGCCCTGCGCCTGCTGACCTTCGCGGCGGAGCGGCGCGACCTCGCGGACGGCGACCTGCTCTTCGCCCGCGGCGACCCGGCCGATGGCGGCTTCGTCGTCATGGCGGGCACGATCCGGCTGGAGCCCCGGCTCGCGGGGGCCGAGCCGGTGCGGGCCGGGCGCTCGGCCCTGATCGGCCAGCTCGCCCTGTTCGTGCGCGGGACGCGCCCGACCGAGGCCCGGGCCGAGGGGAGCGCCGCGGTGATGCGGATCACCCCGATGCTGATGCGCCGCGTGCTGGAGGAGTTTCCCGCCGCCGCGCAGGCCGTCCACGACACCCTGGCGGACGACCTCGCCGATCTGGTGACCGATCTCGATCAGGTGCGCGAACTGCTCGAGATCATCGACGGCATCTCCTCAGGTGACAGCTCCGGTGGCCGCTTGTAA
- a CDS encoding response regulator transcription factor translates to MPNAYRLLICDDDAILRDTLTEQLDLCDEFTVFTEANAADAIRRVAAERIDLAVMDVGLPDLDGREAVRRMRAGGFRGPVIMLTAQDSEADHVEGLEAGANDYVTKPFKFGILLARIRAHLRSHEASEDAVFQIGPYTFRPGAKLLVGERGSKLKLTEKETAILRFLYRAGRAVVNRDTLLAEVWGYNAQVTTHTLETHIYRLRQKIEPNPATAAILVTEGGGYKLLP, encoded by the coding sequence ATGCCGAACGCCTACCGCCTGCTGATCTGCGACGACGACGCGATCCTGCGCGACACCCTGACCGAGCAGCTCGATCTCTGCGACGAATTCACGGTCTTCACCGAGGCCAACGCCGCGGACGCGATCCGGCGGGTCGCCGCGGAGCGGATCGACCTCGCCGTGATGGATGTCGGCCTGCCCGACCTCGACGGGCGCGAGGCCGTGCGCCGGATGCGCGCCGGCGGCTTCCGCGGCCCGGTGATCATGCTGACGGCCCAGGATTCCGAGGCGGACCACGTCGAGGGCCTGGAGGCCGGCGCCAACGACTACGTCACCAAGCCGTTCAAGTTCGGCATCCTTCTGGCCCGGATCCGCGCCCACCTGCGCAGCCACGAGGCCTCCGAGGACGCGGTCTTCCAGATCGGCCCCTACACGTTCCGCCCGGGGGCCAAGCTCCTCGTCGGCGAGCGCGGCTCGAAGCTGAAGCTCACCGAGAAGGAGACCGCGATCCTGCGCTTCCTCTACCGGGCGGGCCGGGCCGTGGTGAACCGCGACACCCTGCTGGCCGAGGTCTGGGGCTACAACGCCCAGGTGACCACGCACACGCTGGAGACGCATATCTACCGGCTGCGCCAGAAGATCGAGCCGAACCCCGCCACCGCCGCGATCCTCGTGACCGAGGGTGGCGGATACAAGTTGCTGCCCTGA
- a CDS encoding ABC transporter substrate-binding protein, with protein MTPDPTVLHDLAPTGTLRAAINLGNPVLAQGGADGPAGVSVDLARALAARLGVPVAFVIFPGAGAVSGSAGSGTWDICFLAIDPKRAEGIAFTEPYVLIAGSYLVPAASPIRSPEAVDRDGVRVSVGRGSAYDLFLSRALTRATLVRAPTSAEAVTAFARDGLDVAAGVHQPLAAYAAAHPEVRLLPGHFMEIPQAMGLPVGHPAGAAYLADFVARAKRDGLVRRGLEASGQDPDLAAP; from the coding sequence ATGACGCCCGATCCGACGGTCCTGCACGACCTCGCCCCTACCGGCACGCTCCGGGCGGCGATCAACCTCGGCAACCCGGTCCTGGCCCAGGGCGGCGCCGACGGCCCGGCAGGAGTTTCGGTCGATCTCGCGCGGGCGCTGGCGGCCCGGCTCGGCGTGCCGGTGGCGTTCGTGATCTTCCCGGGGGCGGGCGCGGTCTCGGGCTCGGCGGGCTCCGGGACCTGGGACATCTGCTTCCTGGCGATCGACCCGAAGCGGGCCGAGGGGATCGCCTTCACGGAGCCCTACGTGCTGATCGCCGGCAGCTACCTCGTGCCGGCCGCCTCGCCGATCCGATCCCCGGAGGCGGTGGACCGCGACGGCGTGCGCGTCTCGGTGGGGCGCGGGAGCGCCTACGACCTGTTCCTGAGCCGGGCCCTGACGCGCGCCACCCTGGTGCGGGCCCCGACCTCGGCCGAGGCGGTCACGGCCTTCGCCCGCGACGGGCTCGACGTCGCGGCCGGAGTGCACCAGCCCCTCGCCGCCTACGCGGCGGCGCACCCGGAGGTGCGGCTGCTGCCGGGGCACTTCATGGAGATCCCGCAGGCGATGGGACTGCCGGTCGGGCACCCGGCGGGAGCCGCCTATCTCGCGGATTTCGTCGCGCGGGCGAAGCGCGACGGGCTGGTGCGGCGCGGCCTGGAAGCCAGCGGACAGGATCCGGATCTGGCCGCGCCGTGA
- a CDS encoding acid phosphatase, which produces MLRTPSLPLLAPAALALLLAVAARAEESPRPAPSAPSATPAAPSLGTDTLKPGKPAVKPYLAEGAVPDAVQFLPSPPAHDAPLDKADRAAFSSTRALKGTPRWELAANDVSEGAAAVLENFACVLGTRIDQARVPAVINLLERARLDLARATRGPKVHYRRLRPFVGNEAPICVQRSQALADSFSYPSGHATQGWAYALILASLVPEKATPILARGRAYGESRIVCGVHWLSDVAAGRLTGTAVFAALMGDATFRADLDRARAELRAALAGPGTVPDQAACTREATALREPPLEF; this is translated from the coding sequence ATGCTGCGCACGCCGTCCCTGCCCCTCCTCGCCCCGGCCGCCCTCGCCCTCCTCCTGGCCGTCGCGGCCCGCGCCGAGGAATCCCCGCGCCCGGCCCCCTCGGCCCCCTCGGCAACACCCGCGGCCCCGTCCCTCGGCACCGACACGCTGAAGCCCGGCAAGCCGGCCGTGAAGCCCTACCTGGCCGAAGGAGCGGTGCCGGACGCCGTCCAGTTCCTGCCCTCCCCGCCGGCCCACGACGCGCCCCTCGACAAGGCCGACCGGGCGGCCTTCAGCAGCACCCGCGCCCTCAAGGGGACGCCCCGCTGGGAGCTCGCCGCCAACGACGTGTCGGAGGGGGCCGCCGCCGTGCTGGAGAATTTCGCCTGCGTGCTCGGCACCCGGATCGATCAGGCGCGGGTGCCGGCGGTGATCAACCTCCTCGAGCGCGCCCGGCTCGATCTCGCGCGGGCGACGCGGGGGCCCAAGGTCCATTACCGCCGCCTGCGCCCGTTCGTCGGCAACGAGGCGCCGATCTGCGTGCAGCGCAGCCAGGCCCTGGCCGACAGCTTCAGCTACCCCTCGGGCCACGCCACGCAGGGCTGGGCCTACGCGCTGATCCTCGCGTCCCTGGTGCCCGAGAAGGCGACCCCGATCCTGGCCCGCGGCCGGGCCTACGGCGAGAGCCGGATCGTGTGCGGCGTGCACTGGCTCAGCGACGTGGCGGCGGGGCGCCTGACCGGCACCGCGGTCTTCGCCGCCCTGATGGGCGACGCGACCTTCCGGGCCGATCTCGACAGGGCCCGCGCCGAGCTTCGCGCCGCCCTCGCGGGCCCCGGGACGGTTCCCGATCAGGCCGCCTGTACCCGGGAGGCCACCGCCCTGCGGGAGCCGCCGCTCGAGTTCTAG